From the Halococcus salifodinae DSM 8989 genome, one window contains:
- a CDS encoding RNA methyltransferase: MGEVVVAVVDPQTPGNVGTIARAMKNFGFSDLKLVDPPELDPDGEAYGFAGHAREDVLPNHDVVSFESLVTDFYTIGFTATTNRDGRKHVRYPFKTPAELRDHLAGVESDVALVFGRESTGLSNEEIVRIDEVCSIPASPEYPVLNLGQAATVALYELRDLHLDGSQHPGNRHERADERALEGLYDQFDSFLDAIDHPEEKHAKTGRLIRRLLGRAHPTGREVTTFRGLFRQAESRIERARNED, from the coding sequence ATGGGCGAGGTAGTGGTCGCCGTCGTCGATCCCCAGACGCCAGGCAACGTCGGGACGATCGCGCGGGCGATGAAGAACTTCGGGTTCAGTGATCTGAAACTGGTCGATCCGCCCGAACTCGACCCCGACGGCGAGGCGTACGGCTTCGCCGGCCACGCACGCGAAGACGTCCTCCCGAATCACGACGTCGTGAGCTTCGAGTCGCTCGTCACCGATTTCTACACCATTGGCTTCACCGCAACCACGAACCGCGACGGGCGAAAACACGTCCGCTATCCGTTCAAAACCCCGGCCGAACTCCGCGACCATCTCGCCGGGGTCGAGAGCGACGTGGCGCTGGTGTTCGGCCGCGAGAGTACGGGATTATCGAACGAGGAGATCGTGCGGATCGACGAGGTGTGTTCGATCCCTGCGAGCCCCGAGTACCCGGTTCTCAATCTCGGCCAGGCCGCGACGGTCGCGCTCTACGAACTCCGTGATCTGCATCTCGACGGGAGCCAGCATCCCGGCAACCGACACGAACGCGCCGACGAGCGCGCGCTCGAAGGGCTCTACGACCAGTTCGACTCGTTCCTCGACGCGATCGACCACCCCGAGGAGAAGCACGCGAAGACCGGTCGCCTCATCCGGCGGTTGCTCGGTCGTGCTCATCCCACCGGCCGGGAGGTCACGACGTTTCGGGGTCTCTTCCGCCAGGCCGAAAGTCGGATCGAGCGCGCTCGAAACGAGGACTGA
- a CDS encoding M48 family metalloprotease, whose translation MEWTNDWMLRVRMVVAVGSLAVVAAALAGVLFVAFSWLAALAARNGYLPGGLTEVAGAGATIVLVVAIVVIEGRYGDSLVLRGVDAREPSPEEFPDLHRLVNRVARQADLPVPTVLVAETTAPRAFTTGYTRDGATLVVSTGLLDVLDGDELSAVVAHELAHVKNRDVAVMMAMALPLVVAQTLMDWASSGWEDPNHESSSVGGIVGAVTFAVAGLFWVVGRVMFRLLSRHRELAADRGAVAIAGSPAALASALSTLDEAATGIPTTDARASASIAAFSIVPLEPAEAESREPMMLGPEGDRAPYLYRETQPLREIAARILRTHPDTDDRIARLQSLQRSL comes from the coding sequence ATGGAGTGGACGAACGACTGGATGCTCCGCGTTCGAATGGTCGTGGCCGTCGGGTCGCTCGCCGTCGTGGCAGCGGCGCTTGCCGGCGTGCTGTTCGTCGCGTTCTCGTGGCTGGCCGCCCTCGCCGCGCGGAACGGCTACCTTCCCGGTGGACTGACTGAGGTCGCCGGCGCGGGTGCGACGATCGTACTCGTCGTCGCCATCGTCGTCATCGAAGGGCGCTACGGCGACTCGCTCGTCCTCCGGGGCGTCGACGCGCGTGAGCCGTCCCCCGAGGAGTTCCCCGATCTCCACCGTCTCGTCAATCGCGTTGCCCGCCAGGCAGACCTCCCGGTTCCGACCGTACTGGTGGCCGAGACGACCGCGCCACGGGCCTTCACGACCGGTTACACCCGGGACGGGGCGACGCTCGTCGTCTCGACTGGGCTGCTCGACGTGCTCGACGGAGACGAGCTGTCGGCGGTCGTCGCTCACGAACTCGCCCACGTCAAGAACCGCGATGTCGCGGTGATGATGGCGATGGCGTTGCCGCTGGTCGTCGCACAGACGCTGATGGACTGGGCGAGCAGCGGCTGGGAGGACCCGAATCACGAGAGCAGCTCGGTCGGCGGCATCGTCGGAGCCGTCACCTTCGCCGTCGCGGGGCTGTTCTGGGTTGTCGGCCGGGTGATGTTCCGTCTGCTCTCGCGACACCGTGAACTCGCGGCCGACCGCGGCGCAGTCGCCATCGCCGGCTCGCCGGCCGCGCTCGCGAGCGCGCTGTCGACGCTCGACGAAGCGGCCACGGGAATCCCGACCACGGACGCCCGCGCGAGCGCAAGCATCGCCGCCTTCTCGATCGTTCCGCTCGAACCGGCCGAAGCCGAGTCCCGAGAGCCGATGATGCTCGGCCCGGAGGGCGATCGCGCGCCGTACCTCTACCGCGAAACACAGCCGCTCAGGGAGATCGCCGCACGAATCCTGCGAACCCACCCGGACACCGACGATCGGATCGCCCGGCTACAATCCCTCCAGCGGTCGTTGTAG